A stretch of the Geovibrio thiophilus genome encodes the following:
- a CDS encoding FkbM family methyltransferase: MNGFIETLFGSMPADFGWLEKLKQAADAEPVELFEAETAAENIYKTDDEYKNALSRLAYYLAYAEQYDEALRLFEKDAKSGRQTWWGKLRHAECIALSGDAATASAMVQETYSESPAAVNGFGHMGWALLRTGKAERAEVIEIVKRDIELGRITNGFKLVAGRIIAPVQADMAEKLINEAYSADSSLKDGFYLIAVEFMREKDYAVALRWFEKDDAGGRMSSEQRLKYAEILARTGRMPDAERNVEAAYESDALLKDGYSRLLRFSSVFDAPRFAHLLAEEKRRGRSTGIYAEADAERLSENYGLLADIERAEKRFGISVGLQYVALEKMVRENAGAGFADVLGFRLKIVSPFDVLVQFREIFLEENYYFTSEKEAPFIIDGGANAGMALAYFKWLYPSSAIAAFEPNPELYEICKENIETNGWESVTLHPYALSDSEGTAQFTVYPSMPMGSGLAGRFSALESRRIDVKTVRLSGYMSEYTDFLKLDIEGAEEAVLREAADSLSENCGSGFIEYHYDSETAENSLGSILHLLEDKGFAYEIRSMHIRRKNAAPADKWSMNIFFTSRRKSDD, encoded by the coding sequence TTGAACGGATTCATTGAAACGCTTTTCGGCTCAATGCCTGCCGATTTTGGCTGGCTTGAGAAGCTGAAACAGGCTGCTGACGCAGAACCTGTTGAACTTTTTGAGGCTGAAACAGCCGCGGAAAATATATATAAAACAGATGATGAATATAAAAACGCTCTATCCCGCCTTGCTTATTATCTCGCCTATGCGGAGCAGTATGATGAGGCTCTCAGACTGTTTGAAAAGGATGCCAAATCCGGCAGGCAAACATGGTGGGGAAAGCTCCGCCATGCTGAATGTATTGCACTGAGCGGTGACGCTGCCACTGCTTCCGCAATGGTTCAGGAAACATACTCAGAATCTCCCGCAGCAGTGAACGGCTTCGGTCATATGGGGTGGGCTCTTCTCCGCACCGGAAAGGCTGAACGCGCGGAAGTTATTGAAATTGTAAAAAGGGATATTGAACTCGGCCGCATTACAAACGGATTTAAGCTTGTGGCTGGGCGGATTATTGCGCCTGTGCAGGCAGACATGGCGGAAAAGCTGATTAACGAGGCATACAGTGCAGATTCCTCCCTGAAAGACGGTTTTTACCTTATTGCCGTTGAGTTTATGCGGGAGAAAGACTATGCCGTTGCCCTCAGATGGTTTGAAAAGGACGATGCCGGCGGCAGAATGTCATCGGAACAAAGGCTGAAATATGCGGAGATTCTCGCCCGCACAGGCAGAATGCCCGATGCTGAGAGAAATGTTGAAGCGGCATATGAGTCTGATGCTTTACTGAAAGACGGATACTCACGGCTGCTCAGATTTTCCTCAGTATTTGATGCACCCCGTTTTGCTCATCTTCTGGCTGAGGAAAAAAGACGCGGACGCTCCACGGGCATTTATGCTGAGGCTGATGCCGAGAGGCTGTCAGAAAACTATGGTTTGCTTGCGGATATTGAACGAGCGGAAAAACGGTTCGGAATATCTGTGGGTTTGCAGTATGTAGCTCTGGAAAAAATGGTTCGGGAAAATGCCGGAGCGGGTTTCGCTGATGTCCTTGGTTTCAGGCTGAAAATTGTCAGTCCTTTTGATGTCCTTGTGCAGTTCAGGGAGATCTTCCTTGAAGAAAACTACTATTTTACCAGCGAGAAGGAAGCACCTTTCATAATAGACGGCGGTGCGAATGCGGGAATGGCACTTGCCTATTTCAAATGGCTTTATCCCTCATCTGCTATAGCCGCTTTTGAACCGAACCCTGAGCTTTATGAAATCTGTAAGGAAAATATAGAAACCAACGGATGGGAGAGTGTTACCCTGCATCCTTACGCATTGAGTGATTCCGAAGGGACGGCGCAGTTTACCGTTTACCCGTCCATGCCTATGGGCTCAGGGCTTGCGGGGAGGTTTTCCGCCCTTGAATCACGCAGGATAGATGTTAAAACCGTTCGTTTAAGCGGGTACATGAGCGAATATACAGATTTTCTTAAGCTGGATATAGAGGGCGCTGAGGAAGCTGTGCTTAGGGAAGCGGCGGACAGCCTGAGTGAAAACTGCGGGTCAGGCTTCATTGAGTATCATTATGATTCTGAAACTGCGGAGAACAGTTTGGGAAGTATTCTACATCTTCTCGAAGATAAAGGGTTTGCGTATGAAATACGCAGCATGCACATCCGGCGTAAGAATGCCGCTCCTGCTGACAAATGGTCTATGAATATCTTTTTTACATCACGGAGAAAATCGGATGACTGA
- a CDS encoding class I SAM-dependent methyltransferase → MTEPNDIKVVNPEFRHYAEPDSRVLDILMLSVSEWKAMPFYARVHANEFYLLLCSLDIKPRHILEWGSGYSTYLFSYFAGIWGTEYILSIDDNKKYQDDILEKLRPSQPYLEACSISQTGQIWPWDAEEYNYATFPFSTGKKFDLVFVDGRRRNECMFAASRFLAEKGLVILHDSWRKRYELGMSLFRKIKIFDEYTIMVNRNTT, encoded by the coding sequence ATGACTGAGCCGAATGATATAAAGGTGGTGAATCCAGAATTCAGACATTATGCGGAACCGGACAGCAGGGTGCTTGATATTCTGATGCTGTCTGTTTCAGAATGGAAGGCTATGCCCTTTTATGCCAGAGTTCACGCCAACGAGTTTTACCTTCTTCTGTGTTCGCTTGATATTAAACCCCGCCATATTCTGGAATGGGGCAGCGGGTATTCCACCTATCTTTTCAGCTATTTTGCAGGCATATGGGGTACGGAGTATATTCTGAGCATAGACGATAACAAAAAATATCAGGATGATATTCTGGAGAAATTAAGACCCTCTCAGCCGTATCTGGAGGCTTGCAGCATTTCTCAGACAGGGCAGATATGGCCTTGGGATGCCGAGGAATACAATTATGCGACATTTCCCTTTTCAACAGGTAAAAAATTTGATCTTGTGTTTGTGGACGGAAGAAGGCGGAACGAATGTATGTTTGCGGCCAGCAGGTTCCTTGCCGAAAAGGGGCTCGTAATCCTGCATGATTCATGGCGGAAACGTTATGAACTCGGAATGAGCCTCTTCAGGAAAATCAAAATATTTGATGAGTATACGATAATGGTAAACAGAAATACAACATGA
- a CDS encoding class I SAM-dependent methyltransferase, whose amino-acid sequence MNNIDIESIIFSSASPSFSDIQAFRAIIRKSGGSVIQDAEYIIRKRYDSDPGSADCFSRLGYFLMNCGIHERALDFFQRDASEKRQKWWGALRHAECMAFCGREIDALNMVESIYGDHPEAVNGYGHIAYNLFKRKRASALSAAGLADRDLCSGRMSKGFKVIAAQIYAYTEPEKAAQISLEAFAGDKSLSGGLYNVADALRTAGSADEADKMLRTAGLETANFLKDSTGKTEVPVQEDKPVFRHPEPKEFPSEVSFSRDRVFDVLEDLKEFTGLQEVALLELLYRRENLSFMDEWSSTPKILREDHWFYLSSKFYLFANSIHRHAPGCGVLEPSIFRSIVPVGGRVLDYAGGTGNAALSMAAMGYITHYRELSALQSAFVRFRRDKYGIGLTVHDWWAELPESYFDFVSFDSIGHVIDQDKELRRIARTLKKGGALFLELVDFSVPALFPSDDPRRWEYAENEQNMHVPNQLGEIGKYMSRSGFEWNGIVWIKTV is encoded by the coding sequence ATGAATAATATCGATATTGAAAGCATTATCTTCTCCTCAGCCAGCCCTTCGTTCAGCGATATTCAGGCATTCAGGGCGATTATTCGGAAGTCCGGCGGAAGTGTGATTCAGGATGCGGAATATATAATCAGAAAAAGGTATGACTCGGATCCCGGTTCTGCCGACTGTTTTTCAAGACTGGGATATTTCCTCATGAACTGCGGAATACATGAACGTGCGCTCGATTTCTTTCAAAGAGATGCGTCTGAAAAGAGACAGAAATGGTGGGGAGCCTTGAGACATGCGGAATGTATGGCTTTCTGTGGACGAGAAATTGACGCGCTGAACATGGTGGAGAGCATTTACGGAGACCATCCCGAAGCTGTTAACGGGTACGGGCATATAGCTTATAATCTCTTTAAGAGAAAAAGAGCTTCAGCTTTATCCGCAGCAGGGCTTGCTGACAGGGATCTCTGTTCCGGCAGAATGAGCAAGGGGTTTAAGGTCATCGCAGCGCAGATATATGCTTACACTGAGCCGGAAAAAGCAGCACAAATATCTTTGGAAGCTTTTGCTGGTGACAAAAGTCTCAGTGGTGGACTTTATAATGTCGCTGATGCCCTGCGGACTGCGGGTTCGGCAGATGAGGCTGACAAAATGCTCCGAACCGCCGGACTTGAAACCGCGAATTTTCTAAAGGATTCCACAGGCAAGACTGAAGTGCCTGTACAGGAAGACAAACCTGTTTTCAGACATCCTGAACCGAAGGAGTTCCCTTCGGAAGTCTCCTTTTCCAGAGACAGAGTGTTTGATGTGCTGGAGGATCTGAAAGAGTTTACCGGACTACAGGAAGTGGCTTTGCTGGAGTTATTATACCGCAGGGAGAATCTGTCTTTTATGGATGAGTGGTCATCCACTCCGAAAATTCTGCGTGAAGACCACTGGTTTTATCTTTCATCAAAGTTTTATCTCTTCGCCAACTCCATCCACAGGCATGCGCCGGGTTGCGGCGTTTTGGAGCCGTCAATTTTCAGAAGCATTGTTCCTGTTGGCGGAAGAGTTCTTGATTATGCGGGGGGGACGGGAAATGCGGCGCTCAGCATGGCAGCAATGGGGTATATAACCCATTACAGGGAGCTTTCAGCACTTCAATCTGCTTTCGTCCGTTTCAGGAGAGATAAATACGGTATCGGGCTGACAGTTCATGACTGGTGGGCGGAACTGCCTGAAAGTTATTTCGATTTTGTGAGCTTTGATTCAATAGGTCATGTGATAGATCAGGATAAAGAGCTTCGCAGGATAGCGAGAACACTCAAAAAGGGCGGGGCGCTCTTCCTTGAGCTGGTAGATTTCTCTGTTCCGGCTTTATTTCCGTCCGATGACCCGCGCAGGTGGGAGTATGCGGAGAATGAGCAGAATATGCACGTGCCCAATCAGCTTGGGGAGATAGGAAAGTATATGTCGCGCTCCGGTTTTGAATGGAACGGTATTGTATGGATAAAGACAGTATAG
- a CDS encoding radical SAM protein, with translation MKIYFAGNQVCMKRGLDTERFKRYFAANGWTEAETAESADAVIAVTCAFVSSYTATAVGMLEELKKQGKRLIVYGCLPDMAHDEFEKVFRGEFFSTKNPERIEEFFPEFTVKLCDVPDSFEPDISVMRSFDPYALNPVEVRNNVKSRKPAPILRISEGCNNSCSYCSHPMALGRLKSKPLEECVSDYLRILDCGHKRVTIHANDPASYGEDIGLSYPELLNALDKASDDESVKWSLNDVHPRYLLKYGAEIIRFIQKGRVVQIGIPLQSGSPEVLRRMNRVYDIEKVTEMLCRLRTEKPELVISTHLIAGFPCETEEDIELTADIFRKVKIDSAFIFRYSANKGTRAAGLTGQLSPADIAERQMLLAEKISAHGCRTEIFL, from the coding sequence ATGAAAATATACTTTGCGGGGAATCAGGTCTGCATGAAGCGCGGGCTTGATACGGAACGCTTTAAGAGATACTTCGCCGCCAACGGATGGACAGAGGCGGAAACAGCGGAGAGTGCTGACGCGGTTATAGCCGTTACATGCGCCTTTGTCTCGTCATACACCGCAACTGCTGTGGGTATGCTTGAGGAACTCAAAAAACAGGGCAAAAGGCTGATAGTTTACGGCTGTCTGCCGGATATGGCACATGATGAGTTTGAGAAGGTTTTCAGAGGCGAATTTTTCAGCACAAAAAATCCGGAAAGGATAGAAGAGTTTTTCCCTGAATTTACCGTGAAACTCTGTGATGTTCCGGATTCGTTCGAGCCGGATATTAGTGTTATGAGGTCTTTTGATCCTTATGCGCTGAACCCGGTTGAAGTGCGGAACAATGTAAAATCGAGAAAGCCCGCGCCGATTCTCAGGATAAGCGAAGGGTGCAATAACTCTTGCAGCTACTGCTCCCACCCTATGGCTCTTGGGCGCCTGAAAAGCAAGCCCCTTGAGGAATGCGTGAGCGATTATCTGCGCATACTTGACTGCGGGCATAAACGGGTAACAATTCATGCAAATGATCCTGCCTCCTACGGAGAGGACATAGGGCTGAGCTATCCTGAACTGCTGAACGCACTGGATAAAGCTTCCGATGATGAAAGTGTAAAGTGGAGCCTCAATGACGTGCACCCTCGTTATCTGCTGAAATACGGTGCTGAAATCATCCGGTTTATTCAAAAAGGGCGGGTGGTTCAGATAGGTATTCCATTGCAGTCAGGCAGTCCGGAAGTGTTGAGGCGGATGAACAGAGTTTATGATATAGAGAAAGTGACGGAGATGCTTTGCAGATTGCGAACTGAAAAACCTGAGCTTGTGATTTCAACCCATCTTATCGCTGGTTTTCCCTGTGAAACTGAAGAGGATATTGAACTTACAGCGGATATTTTCAGGAAAGTAAAAATAGATTCTGCCTTCATTTTCAGATATTCTGCAAATAAAGGTACAAGGGCGGCTGGGCTGACAGGACAGCTCAGTCCGGCGGATATAGCTGAAAGACAAATGCTTCTGGCTGAAAAAATATCAGCACACGGATGCAGAACAGAGATCTTTTTATAA
- a CDS encoding FkbM family methyltransferase produces MFKRNGLLSVLTHIKNKGVNPQTVIDVGVAYGTNGLYGVFDSVRYLMVEPLEEYKGVLDKIVSEYPAVYTLSAAGSREGSVTMNVHPDMSGSSVLKESEGAHVDGVERTVPVVTLDGETEKYGLKGPFVIKIDVQGFELEVLKGAEKILKETEIVIMEVSLFQFYKESPTFFDVVAFMNERNFSVYDIFGATYRPLDDALGQVDLVFVANGSVLRETHHYASFEQRKTLTAERVRKLNPNI; encoded by the coding sequence ATGTTTAAACGTAACGGTCTTTTATCAGTGCTTACCCATATAAAAAATAAGGGTGTAAATCCTCAGACGGTTATAGATGTGGGAGTGGCATACGGAACAAACGGACTGTACGGAGTCTTTGACTCTGTACGTTATCTTATGGTAGAGCCGCTGGAGGAGTACAAAGGGGTTCTGGATAAAATTGTATCTGAATATCCGGCAGTTTACACATTGTCTGCTGCCGGGAGCAGAGAAGGAAGCGTTACAATGAATGTGCATCCTGATATGAGTGGCTCATCTGTTTTGAAGGAGTCTGAGGGAGCTCATGTAGATGGGGTGGAAAGAACCGTTCCGGTGGTGACCTTGGACGGTGAAACTGAAAAATACGGTCTTAAGGGACCGTTTGTAATAAAGATCGATGTTCAGGGTTTTGAGCTTGAAGTGCTTAAAGGTGCAGAGAAAATTCTTAAAGAGACTGAAATCGTGATTATGGAGGTCTCTTTATTTCAGTTTTATAAAGAATCGCCAACATTTTTTGATGTGGTCGCATTTATGAATGAAAGAAATTTTTCTGTTTACGATATTTTCGGAGCCACATACAGGCCTCTGGATGATGCTCTGGGACAGGTTGATCTTGTTTTTGTCGCAAATGGAAGCGTATTGAGAGAAACACACCACTATGCATCCTTTGAACAACGCAAGACATTGACTGCCGAAAGAGTAAGAAAACTTAATCCAAATATATAA
- a CDS encoding glycosyltransferase family 2 protein, whose translation MTDSPFISVLINNYNYGRFITQCVESVLNQTYGNFELIIVDDGSKDDSVSVIDSFSDPRIIKIFKKNGGQASAFNAGFEASRGDIIAFLDSDDWWMPHKLETIVKWDRLLDGNYAFLQHMVDVWEDGKVSPLYPTLYSGNILNHYIEKREPVHFVGTSGLCFRREILNKVMPVPPQFRISADGFLTRASIFFGNVVSIPESLGYYRKHSNAVFGNTDHNRNNFRENILFPLLNEFYKKECIDYRFGEQMLPKNTEAVFYPAFLRLMLKLRLDKITETYPRIAIFGAGRHTEWLSEFIPDYKKEHIAAVLDDYPDETKIFWGLTPVKASEWNAAQADAIILSSDCKQDFFAKRCKELYGDSLPLLDLYDGLSQGPYPK comes from the coding sequence ATGACTGACAGCCCCTTTATTTCCGTTCTTATCAACAACTACAACTACGGTCGCTTCATCACTCAGTGCGTGGAGAGCGTACTGAACCAGACTTACGGTAATTTTGAGCTTATAATTGTGGATGACGGTTCAAAAGATGATTCAGTAAGCGTGATAGATTCCTTCTCTGATCCGCGCATAATAAAGATATTCAAGAAAAACGGCGGACAGGCCTCTGCCTTTAACGCAGGCTTTGAGGCATCAAGGGGCGATATAATCGCCTTCTTAGACAGTGATGACTGGTGGATGCCCCACAAGCTTGAGACAATTGTTAAATGGGACAGGCTGTTGGATGGAAATTACGCTTTCCTTCAGCATATGGTGGATGTATGGGAAGATGGAAAAGTTTCTCCGCTGTACCCGACACTCTATTCGGGAAATATTCTTAATCATTATATAGAGAAAAGAGAACCTGTGCATTTTGTAGGTACATCAGGACTCTGTTTCAGAAGGGAGATTCTGAATAAGGTTATGCCTGTGCCTCCGCAGTTCAGAATCAGCGCAGACGGATTTCTCACCCGTGCCAGTATTTTTTTCGGAAATGTCGTCTCTATACCGGAATCTCTGGGCTATTACCGCAAGCATTCCAATGCCGTGTTCGGAAATACAGACCATAACAGAAATAATTTCAGAGAGAATATTCTTTTTCCGTTACTAAATGAATTCTATAAAAAAGAATGTATTGATTATCGATTCGGAGAACAGATGCTCCCGAAAAACACTGAGGCTGTATTTTACCCGGCTTTTCTGCGGCTTATGCTGAAGCTCAGACTGGATAAAATAACCGAAACTTATCCGAGAATTGCAATATTCGGTGCAGGGCGTCATACCGAGTGGCTCAGCGAATTCATTCCCGATTATAAAAAAGAGCATATAGCTGCGGTTTTGGACGATTATCCTGATGAAACGAAGATTTTCTGGGGGCTTACTCCGGTGAAGGCTTCTGAGTGGAACGCCGCACAGGCGGATGCCATAATCCTTTCGTCCGACTGCAAGCAGGATTTTTTTGCAAAAAGGTGTAAAGAACTGTATGGGGATTCTCTGCCGCTGCTAGATTTATACGATGGTCTGTCCCAAGGACCATACCCGAAATAA
- a CDS encoding class I SAM-dependent methyltransferase yields the protein MADKSIFNIKKLRQPFSSSDLRAPAAIVSLMEKHFGNKKVRILEIGVFKAGLTKVFAESSLNIEAYDGVDPYLGSKDDPYTGLYWGNSLEAGSVYKKAKEYYDNQGFSLHRMTSSEYFDNFFGKKEYDIIYVDGDHRFEYALQNFGEFVYMLSEGGILLMDDYANVGTPEVTKAVNEFIHSYRDVIASIGYYLNEFQNPGKYVPVSQTTVYLTVNKNLLESQKPISSKRYYLSSFFRDLTENKGIRRLAIFGAGRHTEWLDRLMTSSLRPDIVAVLDDNPDETKMFFGKKTMKAELFNPSDADALLLSTDVNQAVFRERCISLYGDALPLLNLYDDFPLPQKKPKHHWVEYSGEKNTSPALPALTDSCSERIMWAGFYNRSSDKNIFMESVINHSKSSHYLLLNLALNFPDIALPNAFVFNAPEAVIKCTERSSTVNLPENRNIRYTLETYAVHLKYTLEENHDISYEQALSAVGQMYSYALNMLESYKPDIAVIWNEFHPLFKVAKLACDFTGTKTVYMEFGCLPGTFQFDIKGQMGESWIALNTEAFNSLHVDEADCIKAVKAIECIKNTEMNRAKQPKRGRLGRMLEGIDKKIVFVAGHNDYSSGMFPYDIAASTFHSPFYSSSAHLFEDMAQRADLNGWFMVFKPHPYAKSYLPELLRTEHYIIVDDVNVEECIDIADVTLTVLSQISYMALTRGKPVVMTGYNQLRDKGCCYEAFRTEDINSAINSALIYGFTDLMKENWIKHAARLLKYCLYSDNEALYALPSEIFAKRIQALARHKMTDIEIIKQEI from the coding sequence ATGGCAGATAAATCGATTTTTAACATAAAAAAACTGAGACAACCCTTCAGCAGCAGTGATCTTCGTGCGCCTGCCGCTATAGTTTCCTTAATGGAGAAGCACTTCGGGAATAAAAAGGTCAGGATACTTGAGATAGGCGTTTTTAAGGCAGGCCTGACCAAGGTATTTGCTGAATCATCCCTTAATATTGAAGCTTACGATGGTGTTGACCCGTATCTTGGCTCTAAGGATGATCCTTATACCGGCTTGTACTGGGGAAATTCTTTAGAGGCCGGGTCGGTATATAAAAAAGCAAAAGAATACTACGATAACCAAGGATTCAGCCTTCATAGAATGACTTCTTCCGAGTATTTTGACAATTTTTTTGGCAAAAAGGAATATGATATTATTTATGTCGATGGGGATCATCGGTTTGAGTATGCGCTTCAGAATTTTGGAGAGTTTGTATATATGCTCTCGGAAGGCGGAATTCTCCTCATGGATGACTATGCAAATGTTGGAACGCCGGAAGTTACAAAAGCAGTAAATGAGTTCATCCACAGTTACAGAGATGTTATCGCAAGTATAGGCTATTATCTAAACGAGTTTCAGAATCCGGGCAAATATGTTCCGGTGTCACAAACGACAGTTTACTTAACTGTAAACAAAAATCTCCTTGAATCACAGAAACCCATAAGCTCCAAGCGCTATTATCTATCATCTTTTTTCAGGGATTTAACAGAGAATAAAGGCATCAGGCGATTGGCGATATTCGGTGCCGGAAGGCACACGGAATGGCTGGATAGACTCATGACATCATCACTGAGACCGGATATCGTCGCGGTTCTGGATGACAATCCTGACGAAACAAAAATGTTTTTCGGGAAAAAAACCATGAAGGCGGAGCTTTTCAACCCTTCAGACGCTGATGCGCTTCTGCTTTCAACAGATGTAAACCAAGCAGTATTCAGGGAAAGATGCATCAGTCTTTACGGTGATGCACTGCCGCTGTTAAATTTATACGACGATTTCCCTCTGCCTCAGAAGAAACCTAAGCACCATTGGGTGGAATACAGCGGTGAGAAAAATACTTCCCCCGCTTTGCCCGCCCTGACAGATTCATGCTCGGAAAGGATCATGTGGGCAGGTTTTTACAACAGATCATCAGATAAGAATATATTTATGGAATCTGTTATAAATCATTCTAAATCATCGCATTACTTATTACTCAACTTAGCATTAAATTTTCCGGATATAGCCTTACCCAATGCTTTTGTATTTAATGCGCCTGAAGCTGTGATAAAGTGTACTGAGCGAAGCTCAACTGTAAATCTTCCTGAAAACAGGAATATCAGGTATACTCTTGAAACCTATGCTGTACATCTTAAATATACACTCGAAGAGAACCACGACATCAGTTATGAACAGGCGCTTTCCGCTGTCGGACAAATGTACAGCTATGCGCTTAATATGCTGGAAAGCTATAAACCTGATATAGCAGTTATATGGAATGAGTTTCATCCTCTCTTCAAAGTAGCGAAACTAGCCTGTGATTTTACCGGTACAAAAACTGTCTATATGGAATTTGGCTGCCTGCCCGGAACTTTTCAATTTGATATTAAGGGGCAGATGGGGGAAAGCTGGATAGCCCTTAACACTGAGGCTTTCAACAGCCTGCATGTAGATGAGGCTGACTGCATAAAAGCAGTTAAGGCTATTGAATGTATAAAGAACACTGAAATGAACCGTGCGAAGCAGCCAAAAAGAGGTAGGCTCGGCAGGATGCTTGAAGGGATAGACAAAAAAATAGTTTTTGTCGCTGGTCATAATGATTACAGTTCCGGAATGTTCCCTTATGACATAGCTGCGTCCACGTTCCATTCCCCTTTTTACAGCAGTTCAGCCCATCTGTTTGAAGATATGGCGCAAAGAGCGGATTTGAACGGATGGTTCATGGTATTTAAGCCTCATCCTTATGCCAAAAGTTACCTGCCTGAGTTACTCAGGACTGAGCATTACATCATAGTTGATGATGTAAATGTGGAAGAATGTATTGATATTGCAGATGTCACGTTGACTGTTCTGTCGCAGATATCATATATGGCGTTGACCAGAGGGAAGCCTGTGGTTATGACAGGTTATAACCAGCTTAGGGATAAGGGCTGCTGTTACGAGGCATTCAGGACTGAAGATATTAACAGTGCCATTAACAGCGCCCTGATATACGGTTTTACAGATTTAATGAAGGAAAACTGGATAAAACATGCGGCGAGACTTCTGAAGTATTGCCTGTACTCTGATAATGAAGCATTATATGCTCTGCCCTCTGAAATATTTGCGAAGAGAATTCAGGCTCTTGCCCGACATAAAATGACCGATATTGAAATCATTAAACAAGAAATATAA